The Deltaproteobacteria bacterium nucleotide sequence GCCGCGGCAGATCCAGCTCGCCAACGCGTTTTGTCGCTACCTGGAGCTGGCACGTACGGTGCCGTGAAAGCTCGGCCCGAGCGGAGGCGACGCCGCACCCCTCCCTCGGCGCGTCGTTCGTGGGCATGGCGCCGTAGGCCGCCTGCATCTCGAGCACGAGGCGAGACATCATCGTGGTGTCGAGCTGAATGAGCAGCCCGAGCAACGGAGCATCGGGGCTGGCCTCCGGAACCTCGGCGAGAACCGGCGTCGGCATGGTCGCGCACAAGTAGTGGTCTTCGTTGTAGACGTGCCGCGCATCCCCAACGTAGGCCACCTTCTCGCCAGCCACGATGGGCCCGGCGCCCGACAAGGGAGGGAGCCGATGATGAGCTCAGCCTTCGTCGTCCAGCGCGTCCCGGACCACGCCCTCGGGGAAGAGCCGATGGCCCTCGAAGATCGTCAGCACCTCGATGGCCTCGGCTCGAACGCGGTAGACGATCCGGTATGTGCGCCTGAGCACCTCGC carries:
- a CDS encoding AraC family transcriptional regulator; protein product: MSGAGPIVAGEKVAYVGDARHVYNEDHYLCATMPTPVLAEVPEASPDAPLLGLLIQLDTTMMSRLVLEMQAAYGAMPTNDAPREGCGVASARAELSRHRTCQLQVATKRVGELDLPRRSAFGLEQPGAGDQDACAPRPRRRDVESVEAKQELHAARGVVGRRRRHRVDHHGGLLPLELVHGADARVG